Part of the Sulfobacillus acidophilus DSM 10332 genome, ACCCGGCGGCGACTCGGGCGCTAAAAAACGCCAGCGGTTCATTAAAAATTCACTGATTCGCATACGCACGCGGTAACGGGTCTTCTTGTTATGTGCCCAGGCAAGTCGCACACTCCACCACATAAGCCGCCAAAGTCGGATGCTATTGGGTTTTTGCATGGCCGGTTCCTCCGCCGTGTAAAATCTAAAGCCGTTGGATTTCTTGACGTCCCCTGTCCTGTCACAGCCACGATGTAACCGAACGCCGCGGCGCTGGAAGACCATGAAGCAGTCGGATTGATTTACCGCTTATTAGTTTTCCCGCAGTCGGCCATTTTAGGCATAAGCCAGGGCGGCGGGCAGAAATTCGGGCGCAAGTTCGGTATAATACTGAGTAAGTTAGTCAGATTTAAGAGGAGGTGAAAAAGTGCCTACGACTGATCAGGTATTAGAGGTACTGAAAGAGGTCCATGACCCGGAAATCGGTGTCAATGTCGTTGACCTGGGGTTGATTTATGATGTGGCGATCCAAGACGGACAAGTTCACGTTAAAATGACATTAACCGCACCGGGTTGCCCGATGCACGATACCATTGCCCGCGCGGCTGAAATGGCCATCGAAACCTTGGACGGGGTGGAAAAAGCCCAGGTGGAAATGGTGTGGGATCCGCCGTGGACCCCGGAACGGTTAACCGATGAAGGCCGTCGGCTTTTAGGATTTTAGGCCCGACCCAGTGACTCTCCGCCGTTTTTTGACCGAAAAGGCGGCCGGGGAAATTCGACGATTAAGGATGTCGGTACAATGATCAATCATGGGATGGTATTAGAGGCACTCCGCCACGTCACCGATCCGGAACTTCATTATGATATTGTGACCTTAAACATGGTCCGCAACATCCGGATTGAAGGCGATCGGGTGGCGATTGACGTGGCTTTGACGGTGGCCGGTTGCCCTTTGCATCAAAAAATTGAACAAGATATTCGTAACCAGGTCGGGCAATTGCCGGATGTGAAAGACATTGCCGTGACCCTGGACGTGATGACCGAAGAGGAGCGCCGCACGGCGTTTTCCCGTGCCTTTCAGCAAGCGCAAGCCAAACATCCCGAAGCCGCCGCGCCCCAAAACGCCGGTCCCAAAATCCAGCCCCCGGGATTGGAAATCCCCTGGTCCCCCATGTTGTCCGAGGATCACCCCACCGTGATCATCGGGATTGCCAGCGGCAAAGGCGGGGTCGGTAAATCCACCGTCACCGCCAATTTAGCGGTAGCCCTGACGCGGTTAGGGAAACGGGTGGGCGTCATGGACATGGATATCTACGGCTTTAGTCAGGGACGCTTGTTTGGCGCGGATGGGCCGGCCCGGGCCAATCAAGAACAAAAAGTGATCCCCATGCACGCCCATCAAGTGCATTTGGTCACCATGAGTATGTTTGTTCCGAAAAATCAAGCCGTGGTCTGGCGCGGTCCCATGTTGGGCAAAATGATGCAACAATTCTTTACCGATGTGGCTTGGCCGGAGCTGGATTATTTATTGATTGACTTACCGCCCGGCACCGGCGATGTCGCGTTGGATGTCGCTC contains:
- a CDS encoding ATPase-like, ParA/MinD (PFAM: ParA/MinD ATPase like; Domain of unknown function DUF59; Formate--tetrahydrofolate ligase~COGs: COG0489 ATPase involved in chromosome partitioning~InterPro IPR002744:IPR019591~KEGG: tmr:Tmar_0382 ATPase-like, ParA/MinD~PFAM: ATPase-like, ParA/MinD; Protein of unknown function DUF59~SPTR: ATPase-like, ParA/MinD), with the translated sequence MINHGMVLEALRHVTDPELHYDIVTLNMVRNIRIEGDRVAIDVALTVAGCPLHQKIEQDIRNQVGQLPDVKDIAVTLDVMTEEERRTAFSRAFQQAQAKHPEAAAPQNAGPKIQPPGLEIPWSPMLSEDHPTVIIGIASGKGGVGKSTVTANLAVALTRLGKRVGVMDMDIYGFSQGRLFGADGPARANQEQKVIPMHAHQVHLVTMSMFVPKNQAVVWRGPMLGKMMQQFFTDVAWPELDYLLIDLPPGTGDVALDVAQRIPKARLVLVTTPQQVATEVAYRAADVAQRAHQRIIGVIENMSFVPLAHGERLEVFGHGGGQELAQTLDVPLLGQIPLEPVVREGSDQGTPVVLSAPESLAAETFLQIAQKMQAAASL
- a CDS encoding protein of unknown function DUF59 (PFAM: Domain of unknown function DUF59~COGs: COG2151 metal-sulfur cluster biosynthetic protein~InterPro IPR002744~KEGG: ttr:Tter_2151 protein of unknown function DUF59~PFAM: Protein of unknown function DUF59~SPTR: Putative uncharacterized protein), whose translation is MPTTDQVLEVLKEVHDPEIGVNVVDLGLIYDVAIQDGQVHVKMTLTAPGCPMHDTIARAAEMAIETLDGVEKAQVEMVWDPPWTPERLTDEGRRLLGF